The region TGCATCCTTTGGGATTACAAAAGTTCTTCAAAAACCTATAGGTCGTGTTGATATGGCAATGGGAGATGTGCATCCTTTCGGTAATCCCCATTATTTCCATAACATGGATAATGTTGGTGTAGTACTTGAAAATATCGTTACGGGACTTTCGAACAATGATCCTGACAATGCTGATATTTATCGAAAGAATAAGGAGAAGTATTGGAATGAAGTTCAGACAACATTTAAGAAGCTCAAGGAATTCATGAAGCCCTTCAGAGGCACAAAGGTAATTACTTACCACCAGAGTTGGGAATATTTTGCAGAAGAGTTTGGTTTAGAAATTCTAGATTATGTTGAGCCAAAACCTGGCCTTCCTGCAACACCTAAACATACCAAAGAATTAATAGAGATCATCAATCAGCATCAGATAAAGATAATTTTGAAGGAACCATATTATCCGAAGAGACCCGTAAAAAAATTGATGAAAAAAACAGGAGTAAAAGTGGTAGAGTTGGTAAATTATCCCGGTGGTCGTAAAAAGGCACGTACCTATCTACAAAATCTTGAGGCAAATATTAATGATCTGATTCAGGCGATAGGGGGTTAACTGCAATCTAACTTTTTTAAAGGGGCAAACTGCTCAGTTCTTCCAACAGACGGGCATTTGTCCCTATATTAACCTTTTTCGCAAGAATGGCCGGTAAAAAACGGCATGTCTCATTATTTGGATTATTCAGGTTGAATTTTGTGTTAATATTCACTAATTTAACACATTCTTT is a window of Candidatus Scalindua japonica DNA encoding:
- a CDS encoding metal ABC transporter substrate-binding protein; this translates as MLKNRFVLYFVLSIMFVFPFMKNAHADKKLKVVATLEFLADWAKEIGQEHVDVDFVHDSRLDVHYFQPRPAHVLLCTRADMVIIGGLDLDVWMQALLDASRNRKIQYGREGYVDASFGITKVLQKPIGRVDMAMGDVHPFGNPHYFHNMDNVGVVLENIVTGLSNNDPDNADIYRKNKEKYWNEVQTTFKKLKEFMKPFRGTKVITYHQSWEYFAEEFGLEILDYVEPKPGLPATPKHTKELIEIINQHQIKIILKEPYYPKRPVKKLMKKTGVKVVELVNYPGGRKKARTYLQNLEANINDLIQAIGG